A single Atopobiaceae bacterium DNA region contains:
- a CDS encoding C1 family peptidase encodes MNENHAITPDDLAAARADFADDRANAIARNAVTAQGLRAVSRVPEAVGANALGFDVEVHQGDRCDQERSGRCWMFASLNTMRFRVIDRLGLKTFELSQAYPLFWDKLEKSNWFLGNAIDTVDEPLDGRLVSYLLESPVGDGGQWDMFRALVKKYGVVPKEAMPESACSRNTADLDRYLTRYLRGCARRLREAHEADGDDADLEGMRQEMMGDVYHLLATCLGEPPESFSVRIRDKDGKLALTGTYTPQRFFDEVVDMDVDDYVSLISAPTSDKPFGHTYTVDRLGNVVEAGGVRYLNLEVAKLKRAAIAQLQSGLPVWFGCDVSQSYLKDEGIMDTAALDVDGLMGFPVEGCLTRAERLDYGESAMTHAMVLEGVDLDEAGEPTLWKVENSWGKDHGRNGFDTLSDAWFDEYVYQVVVDRRFLTDDERRTYDTEEPRVLAPWDPMGSLAGLR; translated from the coding sequence ATGAACGAGAACCACGCAATCACACCCGACGACCTTGCGGCGGCACGCGCCGACTTCGCCGACGACCGTGCCAACGCCATCGCCAGGAATGCCGTGACGGCCCAGGGGCTGCGCGCCGTGAGCCGCGTGCCCGAGGCCGTGGGTGCCAACGCGCTCGGCTTCGACGTCGAGGTGCATCAGGGCGACCGCTGCGACCAGGAGCGCTCGGGCCGCTGTTGGATGTTCGCGAGCCTGAACACCATGCGCTTCCGCGTCATCGACCGTCTCGGCCTCAAGACCTTCGAGCTCTCGCAGGCCTACCCCCTCTTCTGGGACAAGCTCGAGAAGTCCAACTGGTTCCTCGGCAACGCCATCGACACCGTGGACGAGCCGCTCGACGGACGTCTCGTCTCGTACCTGCTCGAGAGCCCCGTCGGAGATGGCGGCCAGTGGGACATGTTCCGTGCGCTCGTCAAGAAGTACGGCGTGGTGCCCAAGGAGGCCATGCCCGAGTCGGCCTGCTCGAGGAACACCGCCGACCTCGACCGTTACCTCACCCGCTACCTGCGCGGATGCGCGCGCAGGCTCCGCGAGGCACACGAGGCGGACGGGGATGACGCGGACCTGGAAGGCATGCGCCAGGAGATGATGGGTGACGTCTACCACCTGCTCGCGACCTGCCTGGGCGAGCCGCCCGAGTCCTTCTCGGTCCGCATTCGCGACAAGGACGGCAAGCTCGCCCTCACCGGCACCTACACGCCTCAGCGCTTCTTCGACGAGGTCGTCGACATGGACGTCGACGACTATGTGAGCCTCATCTCGGCCCCCACGTCGGACAAGCCCTTCGGCCACACCTACACCGTGGACCGCCTGGGCAACGTCGTCGAGGCTGGCGGCGTACGTTATCTCAACCTCGAGGTCGCGAAGCTCAAGCGCGCGGCCATCGCCCAGCTCCAGAGCGGTCTGCCCGTCTGGTTCGGCTGCGACGTCTCGCAGAGCTACCTCAAGGACGAGGGCATCATGGACACGGCGGCACTCGACGTGGACGGGCTCATGGGCTTCCCCGTGGAGGGCTGCCTCACCCGCGCGGAGCGCCTCGACTACGGCGAGTCAGCGATGACGCACGCCATGGTGCTCGAGGGCGTGGACCTCGACGAGGCAGGCGAGCCGACCCTCTGGAAGGTCGAGAACAGCTGGGGCAAGGACCACGGTCGCAACGGGTTCGACACGCTCTCGGATGCCTGGTTCGACGAGTACGTCTACCAGGTCGTGGTGGACCGCAGGTTCCTCACTGACGACGAGCGCCGCACCTACGATACCGAGGAGCCTCGCGTCCTCGCGCCCTGGGACCCCATGGGCTCGCTCGCCGGGCTCCGTTAG
- a CDS encoding amino acid ABC transporter permease produces MLDGLLDPLRWSVTLDNLDDFWAGFAFTVQVVLAGLALSLLLGMMLGVFSTTRSRILRGISRVYVEFYQNTPLVVQVFFMYTVGPQVLQALTASASPVRIAPFVLGYLGVGLYHAAYVSEVIRTGIESVPKGQPEAAESQGFSRIQAYAYVILPQTMKVILPPLCNQALNLVKNTSVLALIAGGDLMYRADNFVSTYGYLQGYIVCCGMYFLICFPLALLVQYLEKKSKRLPQAKAAPVATTAEEA; encoded by the coding sequence ATGCTCGACGGACTGCTTGACCCCCTGCGCTGGTCGGTGACCTTGGACAACCTCGATGATTTCTGGGCTGGCTTCGCCTTCACCGTGCAGGTCGTCCTCGCGGGGCTCGCGCTCTCGCTCCTGCTGGGGATGATGCTTGGCGTCTTCTCGACCACGCGCTCGCGCATCCTGCGGGGCATCAGCCGCGTGTACGTGGAGTTCTACCAGAACACACCACTTGTGGTGCAGGTGTTCTTCATGTACACCGTGGGACCGCAGGTGCTCCAGGCCCTGACCGCCTCGGCATCGCCCGTCCGCATCGCCCCCTTCGTCCTGGGATACCTCGGCGTCGGCCTCTATCACGCGGCCTACGTGTCCGAGGTCATCCGCACGGGCATCGAGTCGGTCCCCAAGGGGCAGCCGGAGGCCGCCGAGTCACAGGGGTTCTCACGCATACAGGCCTATGCCTATGTGATACTTCCCCAGACCATGAAGGTCATCCTACCTCCGCTCTGCAACCAGGCGCTGAACCTCGTCAAGAACACCTCCGTGCTGGCACTCATCGCTGGCGGCGATCTGATGTACCGGGCCGACAACTTCGTCTCGACCTACGGATACCTCCAGGGTTACATCGTCTGCTGTGGCATGTACTTCCTCATCTGCTTCCCGCTGGCGCTTCTCGTACAGTATCTCGAGAAGAAATCGAAGCGGCTCCCTCAGGCAAAGGCGGCACCCGTTGCCACGACCGCCGAGGAGGCCTGA
- a CDS encoding cytidylate kinase-like family protein — MPDTATHHLNLTDPALVGDQPVIITITRDFGAEGHEIGKLLSLELGIPLYDNELVVRAARRVGMTEGQVAAYDEQSSGEMAAFLPDRYDPHTTSDELFGAMRQIILDLGSTQACIIEGRLSDYILRDNPNLLNVLVTAPFDERVRIVRAKRHLSKKKGAKLVRHMQRSREEFYKRYSAGAWHYHDGKHLVVDRSAFGREGCVAIIACAFRQKVACAKRPGTTS; from the coding sequence ATGCCCGACACCGCCACACACCACCTCAACCTCACCGACCCCGCCCTCGTGGGAGACCAGCCCGTCATCATCACCATCACCCGCGACTTCGGGGCCGAGGGCCACGAGATCGGCAAGCTCCTCTCGCTCGAGCTGGGTATCCCTCTGTATGACAACGAGCTGGTAGTACGCGCCGCTCGACGCGTCGGAATGACGGAAGGCCAGGTGGCAGCCTACGACGAGCAGTCCTCGGGGGAGATGGCGGCATTCCTTCCCGACCGCTATGACCCTCACACCACCTCTGACGAGCTCTTTGGCGCCATGAGGCAGATAATCCTTGATCTCGGTTCCACGCAGGCCTGCATCATCGAGGGTCGTCTCTCAGACTACATCCTGCGCGACAACCCCAACCTGCTGAACGTCCTCGTGACGGCGCCCTTCGACGAGCGCGTACGCATCGTGCGTGCCAAGCGGCATCTCTCGAAGAAGAAGGGCGCAAAGCTCGTTCGCCATATGCAGAGGTCGCGCGAGGAGTTCTACAAACGCTACTCTGCAGGGGCCTGGCACTATCACGATGGCAAACACCTCGTGGTGGACCGCTCGGCCTTCGGGCGCGAAGGCTGCGTCGCCATCATAGCCTGCGCCTTCCGGCAGAAAGTGGCATGTGCCAAGAGGCCTGGTACCACCTCCTAG
- a CDS encoding amino acid ABC transporter permease gives MNLFTSANVMFILTGFGRTIVISFFAVILSIVFGCVLALAKTYCTGRLRWVSWLVSAYIELFRCTPNLLWILFIYFTVKGNDIVISVLAFTIFTSAVMAEIIRGGFNSIPTSQFEGARSQGFGFASSMRLIILPQAFSAVVPALFSQCTTVVKDSSFLAGINVAECMYSAKVVMAQSTTLAQTLSLYGLVLALYFALNFGISLAVRAYQKHRVAA, from the coding sequence ATGAATCTCTTCACCAGCGCGAACGTCATGTTCATCCTGACCGGCTTCGGGAGGACCATCGTCATCTCGTTCTTCGCCGTCATCCTCTCCATCGTCTTCGGGTGCGTTCTGGCCTTGGCCAAGACCTACTGCACGGGTAGGCTCCGTTGGGTCTCGTGGTTGGTCTCGGCCTATATCGAGCTCTTCCGTTGCACGCCGAACCTCCTGTGGATACTCTTCATCTACTTCACGGTGAAGGGCAATGACATCGTGATTTCGGTGCTCGCCTTCACGATCTTCACCTCCGCCGTCATGGCCGAGATCATCCGAGGAGGCTTCAACTCCATCCCCACAAGCCAGTTCGAAGGTGCGCGCTCGCAGGGCTTCGGCTTCGCGAGCTCAATGCGCCTCATCATCCTGCCGCAGGCCTTCAGTGCCGTCGTCCCAGCCCTCTTCAGCCAGTGCACCACCGTGGTGAAGGACAGCTCCTTCCTCGCCGGCATCAACGTGGCCGAATGCATGTACAGCGCAAAGGTCGTCATGGCACAGTCGACCACCTTGGCACAGACCCTCTCCCTCTATGGGCTCGTGCTGGCACTGTACTTCGCTCTGAACTTCGGCATCTCGCTTGCCGTGCGAGCCTACCAGAAGCACCGCGTCGCGGCCTGA
- the pyrE gene encoding orotate phosphoribosyltransferase has product MEDYKQEFIEFMVQSHVLKFGEFTLKSGRRSPFFMNAGAYVTGDELHRLGLAYARAIHDTFGLDFDVVFGPAYKGIPLSVVTCMGLNELYGKEARYCSNRKEAKDHGDKGILLGSPLADGDRVVMVEDVTTSGKSIEETYPIIQAQGDVTVCGLMVSLNRQERGLHGDACALDEINERYGFPTAAIVTMDEVRARLTNRECAGEVVIDDALDAALDAYYEQYGAR; this is encoded by the coding sequence GTGGAAGACTACAAGCAGGAGTTCATCGAGTTCATGGTCCAGAGCCACGTGCTCAAGTTCGGCGAGTTCACGCTCAAGAGCGGGCGCAGGTCCCCCTTCTTCATGAACGCCGGAGCCTACGTGACCGGAGACGAGCTCCACCGGCTTGGCCTCGCCTACGCCCGTGCAATCCACGACACCTTCGGGCTCGACTTCGACGTCGTCTTCGGCCCCGCCTACAAGGGCATCCCCCTCTCGGTCGTGACCTGCATGGGCTTGAACGAGCTCTACGGCAAGGAGGCGCGCTACTGCTCCAACCGCAAGGAGGCCAAGGACCACGGCGACAAGGGCATCCTGCTGGGAAGCCCGCTTGCCGACGGCGACCGCGTGGTCATGGTGGAGGACGTCACCACGAGCGGCAAGTCGATCGAGGAGACCTACCCCATCATCCAGGCCCAAGGCGACGTCACGGTCTGCGGCCTCATGGTCTCGCTCAACCGCCAGGAGCGCGGCCTCCACGGCGATGCCTGCGCCCTCGACGAGATCAACGAGCGCTACGGCTTCCCCACCGCGGCCATCGTGACCATGGACGAGGTACGTGCACGTCTCACCAACAGGGAGTGCGCCGGCGAGGTCGTCATCGACGACGCCCTGGACGCAGCCCTCGACGCCTACTACGAGCAGTACGGGGCCCGGTAA
- a CDS encoding peptidase C1, whose protein sequence is MDTSTDRQGALGTAWAHQLDASFADERANRVARNAVTSMDVAAAARDPRVLRSYHDTYGVSLKTASTVTNQRQSGRCWMFATLNVARAAAMRRLDVEDLEFSQAYGMFYDKLEKANSFLANVIDTAGLPADDRTVSLIMDEPAPDGGLFRFAANLIAKWGLVPKDVMPETACSRNSREMNLQLDRLLRRDAADLRSKAADGASTDELDAARRSMMGDVHRMLCICLGEPPVTFDLECAVGPHADVPEGLVTDILPAPDADDKDAKPRHVLRDAGITPRQYRERYVGFDPDDYVVLVSVPGQDRPFGHAFGIRYEDTVVGGAPLRMLNQPMDVLEGAAVASLEAGVPCYMACDVGKNLGRSLEDYPGTLALDGMDLEGLFGVPLDMEKATMYDLHESCMTHAMTFQGVELASDGRPHAWRVENSWGKDSCKDGYLVMAADWYRLYGGGVVVERRFVPDDVLEAWDKAPLELQDPWSVLALAMGLRS, encoded by the coding sequence ATGGATACCTCGACCGACCGGCAGGGCGCCCTCGGCACCGCCTGGGCGCACCAGCTCGACGCGTCGTTTGCCGACGAGCGTGCCAACCGAGTCGCCCGCAATGCCGTGACCTCCATGGACGTCGCCGCGGCGGCGCGCGACCCACGTGTCCTGCGCTCGTATCACGACACCTACGGGGTCTCGCTCAAGACCGCCTCGACCGTCACCAACCAGCGCCAGTCGGGCCGGTGCTGGATGTTCGCGACGCTCAACGTGGCCCGCGCAGCCGCCATGAGGAGGCTCGACGTCGAGGACCTCGAGTTCTCGCAGGCCTACGGCATGTTCTATGACAAGCTCGAGAAGGCCAACTCGTTCCTGGCGAACGTGATCGACACGGCGGGCCTTCCCGCCGACGACCGCACGGTGTCGCTCATCATGGACGAGCCTGCCCCCGATGGCGGCCTCTTCCGCTTCGCGGCCAACCTCATCGCCAAGTGGGGCTTGGTCCCCAAGGACGTCATGCCCGAGACCGCCTGCTCCAGGAACTCCCGCGAGATGAACCTCCAGCTGGACCGTCTGCTCAGGCGCGACGCCGCAGACCTGCGCAGCAAGGCCGCAGACGGTGCCAGCACAGACGAGCTCGACGCCGCGCGCCGGTCGATGATGGGCGACGTGCACCGGATGCTCTGCATCTGCCTGGGGGAGCCGCCCGTGACGTTTGACCTCGAATGTGCGGTCGGCCCCCATGCCGACGTGCCCGAGGGGCTCGTCACGGACATACTGCCCGCGCCGGACGCCGACGACAAGGACGCGAAGCCTCGCCACGTGCTTCGCGATGCCGGGATCACGCCCCGACAGTACCGCGAGCGCTACGTGGGCTTCGACCCGGACGACTACGTGGTCCTCGTCTCGGTGCCCGGCCAGGACCGTCCCTTCGGCCACGCCTTCGGCATCCGCTATGAGGACACGGTCGTGGGAGGTGCGCCGCTCCGCATGCTCAACCAACCCATGGACGTCCTCGAGGGAGCGGCCGTGGCCTCGCTCGAGGCAGGAGTTCCCTGTTACATGGCCTGCGATGTTGGCAAGAACCTGGGACGTTCCCTCGAGGACTACCCGGGGACGCTCGCCTTGGACGGCATGGACCTCGAGGGCCTCTTCGGGGTGCCCCTCGACATGGAGAAGGCCACGATGTACGACCTCCACGAGAGCTGCATGACCCACGCCATGACCTTCCAGGGCGTCGAGCTTGCCTCCGACGGGAGGCCCCATGCCTGGCGCGTCGAGAACAGCTGGGGCAAGGACTCCTGCAAGGACGGCTACCTCGTGATGGCCGCCGACTGGTACCGCCTCTATGGCGGAGGTGTCGTCGTGGAGCGCAGGTTCGTCCCCGATGACGTCCTCGAGGCCTGGGACAAGGCACCACTCGAGCTCCAGGACCCCTGGAGCGTGCTGGCGCTCGCCATGGGACTGCGCTCGTAA
- a CDS encoding YigZ family protein, with protein MRVGATASGEVQDRRSRFIACLGHASSEEEAEAFVDEVRGRHHDARHNVPAWVLADGRERCSDDGEPQRTAGLPVLEVLRGAGLADVCCVVTRYFGGTLLGPGGLVRAYAAATQAALDHAHEEGTLVEMCLVTRVTCCIPYAAYDRVLRLATDARGKVGDSVFAEDVQLTVAFHAGEERAFLDGVRELMAGEDVCVVHEPAFAEL; from the coding sequence ATGCGCGTGGGTGCCACGGCCTCAGGCGAGGTCCAGGACCGTCGCAGCCGCTTCATCGCATGCCTCGGCCATGCCTCCTCCGAAGAGGAAGCGGAGGCGTTCGTGGACGAGGTGCGCGGCCGCCACCACGACGCCCGGCATAACGTGCCGGCGTGGGTCCTGGCTGACGGGCGGGAGCGGTGCTCTGACGACGGTGAGCCGCAGCGGACGGCCGGGCTGCCGGTCCTCGAGGTGCTGCGTGGGGCAGGCCTCGCTGACGTGTGCTGCGTGGTGACCCGTTACTTCGGGGGAACCCTCCTGGGCCCTGGCGGTCTCGTGCGTGCGTATGCGGCTGCGACCCAGGCCGCGCTGGACCATGCGCACGAGGAGGGCACGCTCGTCGAGATGTGCCTGGTCACACGCGTGACCTGCTGCATTCCCTATGCGGCCTACGACCGCGTGCTGCGCCTTGCGACGGATGCCCGCGGAAAGGTGGGCGACTCGGTCTTTGCCGAGGACGTGCAACTCACCGTCGCGTTCCATGCCGGCGAGGAGCGGGCGTTCCTGGACGGTGTGCGAGAGCTCATGGCGGGCGAGGACGTGTGCGTGGTGCACGAGCCCGCCTTCGCCGAGCTGTAG
- a CDS encoding HAD family phosphatase, with product MAPSPTSIANVVFDMGNVLLRWEPAYFSHLFADSDADAELIRTSLFESPEWPLLDAGAISEDTMGRIAELRLPEADRARLRPVLHRTFEEWDLHQRQIPQTNDLVRRLHDEGMGTYLLTNAGTRFARQRGNIPSADVMDGILVSAHEHLMKPDPAIYQLLCTRFGLRPETCLFVDDNPMNVDGAERAGMAGFVFTGDVEALERTVRQQA from the coding sequence ATGGCACCGTCTCCCACCAGCATCGCAAACGTGGTCTTCGACATGGGCAACGTCCTGCTCAGATGGGAGCCTGCGTACTTCTCGCACCTCTTCGCGGACTCGGACGCCGATGCGGAGCTCATCCGCACGTCCCTGTTCGAGTCACCGGAGTGGCCCCTGCTCGATGCCGGCGCCATCTCGGAGGACACCATGGGACGAATCGCAGAGCTTCGCCTCCCCGAGGCCGACCGAGCGAGGCTCCGCCCCGTCCTCCATAGGACCTTCGAGGAATGGGACCTCCATCAGCGCCAGATTCCCCAGACCAACGACCTGGTGCGGCGCCTGCATGACGAGGGCATGGGAACCTACCTGCTCACCAACGCAGGCACGCGCTTCGCGCGTCAGCGCGGCAACATCCCGAGCGCAGACGTCATGGACGGCATCCTGGTCTCGGCGCACGAGCATCTCATGAAGCCGGACCCGGCCATCTACCAGCTCCTGTGCACGCGCTTTGGGCTCCGTCCCGAGACCTGCCTCTTCGTCGATGACAACCCCATGAACGTCGATGGTGCCGAGCGCGCAGGCATGGCCGGCTTCGTCTTCACAGGAGACGTCGAGGCGCTCGAGAGGACCGTGCGGCAGCAGGCCTAG
- a CDS encoding transporter substrate-binding domain-containing protein, translating to MHSSQDLSRRQFLGLAGMASAMFGLGLVGCSSSGDSTTAAATTSTDSVLDTIKSRGVLNVGVKKDVPGYGYLDPATNTYKGLEIDLSYEVAAKVFGGTADEAKEKGLCAFTDVTPKTRGPLIDNGQLDMIAATYTITDERKQSWDFSDPYREDSIGLLIKKGSMSQLSDLDGKIIGVSQGSTTKDAVTKMLTEQSISATPTFQEFADYTSIKSALDAGNIDVFSVDRSILGGYIDDTTELLCPDIKFGTQQYGIATKKDCDFSSTVNEVVDDLKSSGKLDEMISSWNLL from the coding sequence ATGCATAGCTCACAGGACCTCTCGCGTCGCCAGTTCCTAGGGCTTGCCGGCATGGCCTCGGCCATGTTCGGGCTTGGGCTCGTAGGCTGCAGTTCGAGCGGAGACTCTACCACAGCAGCGGCGACCACCTCCACCGACTCGGTCCTGGACACCATCAAAAGTCGCGGCGTCTTGAACGTGGGCGTCAAGAAGGATGTGCCCGGCTATGGCTACCTCGACCCCGCCACCAACACCTACAAGGGCCTCGAGATTGACCTCTCCTACGAGGTTGCGGCCAAGGTCTTCGGCGGTACGGCCGACGAGGCCAAGGAGAAGGGCCTCTGCGCCTTCACCGACGTCACTCCCAAGACCCGTGGACCTCTCATCGACAATGGGCAGCTCGACATGATCGCCGCCACCTACACCATCACCGACGAGCGCAAGCAGTCCTGGGACTTCTCTGACCCCTACCGGGAGGACTCCATCGGCCTCCTCATCAAGAAGGGGTCCATGAGTCAGCTCTCCGACCTTGACGGCAAGATCATCGGCGTCTCGCAGGGATCGACCACCAAGGACGCCGTGACCAAGATGCTCACCGAACAGAGCATCTCTGCCACGCCGACCTTCCAGGAGTTCGCCGACTACACCTCCATCAAGTCAGCTCTCGACGCCGGAAACATCGACGTGTTCTCGGTCGACCGCTCCATCCTTGGCGGCTATATCGACGACACCACAGAGCTCCTCTGTCCCGACATCAAGTTCGGCACGCAGCAGTACGGCATCGCAACCAAGAAGGACTGCGACTTCTCCTCGACCGTGAACGAGGTCGTGGATGACCTCAAGAGCTCCGGCAAGCTCGACGAGATGATCTCGTCCTGGAACCTCCTGTAA
- a CDS encoding PTS glucose transporter subunit IIA, which yields MGLFDKFKKAPEPDPITVHVAGGEAAAPVGGQVVPLAEVSDPVFSGGILGQGLGIKPDGDICYAPVSGTITATTATNHAIGLTSDEGVEVLIHIGVDTVDMQGDGFKRLVEKDDHVVAGVALVTFDRDKIKAAGHDDVVICVISNTAELASVEPCAEGTVRAGDRIIRVSRS from the coding sequence ATGGGCCTGTTCGACAAGTTCAAGAAGGCACCCGAGCCTGACCCGATCACCGTGCACGTGGCCGGCGGGGAGGCCGCTGCCCCGGTGGGTGGTCAGGTGGTCCCGCTCGCCGAGGTGTCCGACCCGGTCTTCTCGGGCGGCATCCTGGGGCAGGGCCTGGGCATCAAGCCTGATGGGGACATCTGCTACGCGCCGGTGTCCGGTACCATCACGGCGACCACGGCCACCAACCATGCCATCGGCCTCACCAGCGACGAGGGCGTCGAGGTGCTCATCCACATCGGCGTGGACACGGTCGACATGCAGGGCGACGGCTTCAAGCGCCTGGTCGAGAAGGACGACCATGTGGTGGCGGGTGTGGCGCTCGTCACCTTCGATCGCGACAAGATCAAGGCCGCGGGTCATGACGACGTCGTGATCTGCGTGATATCGAACACGGCCGAGCTTGCCTCGGTGGAGCCCTGCGCCGAGGGCACCGTGCGCGCGGGCGACCGCATCATCAGGGTCTCGCGTAGCTAA
- a CDS encoding CCA tRNA nucleotidyltransferase translates to MAQVATELVVPDYGLVVLGALESAGFEAWVVGGWVRDALMGRPSHDVDVCTSAHWQDTESVLEGAGIEVHETGTAHGTVTAVVGGRPVEVTTYRVEGSYSDLRHPDSVTFVSDVREDLARRDLTINAMAFHPERGLLDPFGGREDIERRLVRAVGDPGERLAEDALRVLRAVRFACRLEFDVEPATQAALEIAAPELAHVARERVGAELDGLLSSGRGGWALTRETDVMAAAIPALGALAGFDQRSPYHCYDVLVHTAHVMDATEALTCGAASKRLRWAAMLHDIGKPRCFSVGSNGQGHFFGHPAKGARMA, encoded by the coding sequence ATGGCGCAGGTCGCAACAGAGCTCGTCGTGCCCGACTACGGCCTGGTCGTGCTCGGTGCCCTGGAGTCCGCGGGTTTCGAGGCCTGGGTCGTGGGGGGCTGGGTGCGCGACGCCCTCATGGGCAGGCCATCGCATGACGTGGACGTGTGCACCTCGGCCCATTGGCAGGACACGGAGTCGGTGCTCGAGGGCGCAGGCATCGAGGTCCACGAGACGGGCACGGCCCATGGGACCGTGACTGCCGTCGTGGGGGGTCGTCCCGTCGAGGTCACGACCTATCGTGTGGAGGGGTCCTACTCTGACCTGCGCCACCCCGACTCGGTCACCTTCGTGAGCGACGTGCGCGAGGACCTGGCCCGTCGTGACCTCACGATCAACGCGATGGCCTTCCACCCCGAGCGAGGCCTTCTCGACCCCTTCGGCGGGCGGGAGGACATCGAGCGTCGGCTCGTGCGCGCGGTGGGCGACCCGGGCGAGCGGCTGGCCGAGGATGCCCTGAGGGTGCTGCGAGCGGTGCGCTTCGCCTGCCGCCTCGAGTTCGACGTCGAGCCTGCCACCCAGGCGGCGCTCGAGATTGCCGCTCCCGAGCTCGCGCATGTGGCGCGTGAGCGGGTGGGCGCGGAGCTCGACGGGCTCCTCTCCTCGGGTCGTGGGGGATGGGCCCTCACGCGTGAGACGGACGTCATGGCGGCTGCCATCCCGGCGCTGGGGGCCCTGGCGGGCTTCGACCAACGGAGCCCCTACCACTGCTACGACGTCCTCGTGCATACGGCTCACGTGATGGACGCGACCGAGGCGCTCACCTGCGGTGCGGCCTCGAAGCGGCTGCGCTGGGCTGCCATGCTCCATGACATCGGCAAGCCGAGGTGCTTCTCGGTGGGGTCGAACGGCCAGGGCCACTTCTTCGGCCACCCTGCCAAGGGGGCCCGCATGGCCTGA
- a CDS encoding amino acid ABC transporter ATP-binding protein yields the protein MIEIEGLNKYFGDVHVLKDINLSVAPGEKLVIIGPSGSGKSTLIRCVDFLEEPTTGTVTIDGKLVTHKNHLEMARTYSSMVFQQFNLYPNMTVLGNLTLAPIKLQRKSRQEATEVAMANLRRVGLEQKADEYPQKLSGGQQQRVAIARALCTKQPIILFDEPTSALDPEMVQEVLDVMIELAQENITMMCVTHEMGFARQVADRVIFMDDGQVLEQGTPEHFFENPENPRCQDFLSKILH from the coding sequence ATGATCGAGATCGAAGGCCTCAACAAGTACTTCGGGGACGTCCACGTCCTGAAGGACATCAACCTCTCGGTCGCGCCCGGAGAGAAGCTCGTCATCATCGGGCCCTCGGGCTCGGGCAAGTCGACCCTCATCCGCTGCGTCGACTTCCTCGAGGAGCCCACGACAGGCACGGTCACAATCGATGGCAAGCTGGTGACCCACAAGAACCACCTCGAGATGGCACGCACCTACTCGTCCATGGTCTTCCAGCAGTTCAACCTCTACCCCAACATGACCGTCCTCGGCAACCTCACCCTGGCGCCCATCAAACTCCAGAGGAAGAGCAGGCAGGAAGCGACCGAGGTGGCGATGGCGAACCTCAGGCGCGTCGGCCTCGAGCAGAAGGCCGACGAGTACCCACAGAAGCTCTCCGGCGGCCAGCAGCAGCGCGTGGCCATAGCACGAGCCCTCTGCACCAAGCAGCCCATCATCTTGTTCGACGAGCCCACGAGCGCGCTGGACCCCGAGATGGTCCAGGAGGTCCTCGACGTCATGATCGAGCTCGCCCAGGAGAACATCACGATGATGTGCGTCACGCACGAGATGGGCTTCGCCCGTCAGGTGGCAGACCGCGTGATCTTCATGGACGACGGGCAGGTCCTTGAGCAGGGAACGCCGGAGCACTTCTTCGAGAACCCCGAGAACCCACGCTGCCAGGACTTCCTGAGCAAGATCCTCCACTAG